A stretch of the Alnus glutinosa chromosome 6, dhAlnGlut1.1, whole genome shotgun sequence genome encodes the following:
- the LOC133871895 gene encoding uncharacterized protein LOC133871895 produces the protein MIKTLNPYSTAKTAEIMSRYRPIAPKPEVPSTDPGSESPSISQKIRQSPYLRNLWPHLQARPTRTRKRSRSAMSLPSINRTRTHVLGFSSPFGFPQLPTPHEAAVSSSLEQPATAPAGLVTLPLLPCPISAPVAANQAAAPEVVKTCGEEKVIDLNSTLAEIPEEKDLLQQLRAPTGGINVIAPQPIRPVGSSICVGCINEEQSLTPAVQIPAKKPEEVEEEMESEALPAVISDSNNKVRMANSAYKEMVGQPECSWLDSMVASSSKRINGEVMLHLSDSSVPVSSNGFSCWVRIEWGSGGKKSSINAFCDVIRLSCESKNYLFTWRFHTHTRVAEQSTCNV, from the coding sequence ATGATCAAGACCCTGAATCCCTACTCCACGGCAAAAACGGCTGAGATTATGTCTCGGTACCGGCCGATAGCTCCGAAGCCTGAGGTTCCGTCGACGGACCCAGGGAGCGAGAGCCCCTCCATATCTCAAAAGATCAGGCAATCTCCGTACCTTAGAAACCTCTGGCCGCATTTGCAGGCCAGGCCTACCAGAACTAGAAAGCGAAGTAGGTCTGCTATGTCACTACCCTCCATCAATAGAACAAGGACCCATGTCCTTggcttttcttctccttttggGTTCCCTCAACTGCCCACTCCGCACGAAGCAGCGGTTAGCAGCAGCTTGGAACAGCCGGCCACAGCTCCAGCTGGTTTGGTGACACTTCCTCTTCTTCCATGTCCTATATCTGCCCCCGTCGCCGCCAACCAAGCAGCGGCACCGGAAGTTGTGAAAACTTGTGGAGAAGAAAAGGTTATAGATTTGAACAGTACTCTAGCTGAAATTCCGGAGGAAAAGGATCTGTTGCAGCAACTGCGAGCACCCACCGGCGGCATTAATGTTATTGCCCCTCAGCCGATCCGACCGGTTGGCTCCAGTATATGCGTTGGCTGCATCAATGAAGAACAAAGTTTGACCCCCGCGGTTCAAATTCCTGCTAAGAAACCAGAAGAAGTCGAGGAGGAGATGGAGTCGGAGGCCTTACCGGCGGTCATATCAGACTCGAACAACAAAGTTAGAATGGCGAATTCGGCTTACAAGGAGATGGTGGGACAGCCGGAATGTTCCTGGCTTGATTCGATGGTCGCCAGCTCGAGCAAAAGGATCAATGGGGAGGTGATGCTTCATCTTTCCGACTCAAGCGTGCCGGTTTCGTCTAACGGCTTTTCCTGTTGGGTGAGGATAGAATGGGGAAGTGGGGGGAAGAAAAGCTCAATCAATGCTTTCTGTGATGTGATCAGGTTATCCTGCGAGTCCAAGAACTACCTCTTCACATGGAGGTTCCACACCCATACCAGAGTGGCAGAACAGTCTACTTGTAATGTGTGA